A window of the Syntrophothermus lipocalidus DSM 12680 genome harbors these coding sequences:
- a CDS encoding CaiB/BaiF CoA transferase family protein, whose protein sequence is MAGPLSGLKILDFTTLLPGPYATMNLADMGAEVLRIVSGSRPDLVDLMPPFVPGTKLSAASCQLGRNKKVMTLNLKDERAVQVIHKLITDAGYDIVIEQFRPGVMEKFGLDYKNLRAVNERLIYCSLTGYGQTGSMRDKAGHDLNYVALSGIASYSGKKDSGPPVLGIQIADVASGANNAIIGILAAVIHRQNTGRGQYIDVSMTDALIAFHAMQGAAFLVDGKDIGREETFTNGGGLYDYYETKDGRYLAFGGAEPQFIRAFLEAIGRPDLVEEGLNMQTGAQVKGEVREVIKTKTLDEWKAVFDSVDACCVPVLTLSEVFASDLVKGRNMVVEVPGPNGITIKQIACPIKFSESCPEYHHCGVPKDQANTAEIMQNLGYSLQEIEEFTKTGLFS, encoded by the coding sequence ATGGCCGGGCCTTTGAGCGGCTTAAAAATCCTTGATTTTACGACATTGCTACCCGGGCCTTACGCTACGATGAACTTGGCAGACATGGGGGCAGAGGTGCTGAGAATAGTCTCAGGTTCGAGGCCTGATCTGGTTGATTTAATGCCCCCATTTGTTCCGGGGACTAAATTATCAGCTGCATCATGTCAGTTAGGAAGAAACAAGAAGGTTATGACCTTGAATTTGAAGGACGAACGGGCAGTGCAAGTGATCCACAAGCTTATAACTGACGCTGGTTACGATATCGTAATCGAACAATTTCGCCCGGGAGTGATGGAGAAGTTCGGGCTTGACTATAAAAACCTCAGGGCAGTAAACGAACGGTTGATATACTGTTCATTGACCGGTTACGGGCAGACGGGTTCCATGAGGGATAAGGCTGGCCACGACCTTAACTATGTGGCCCTTTCAGGCATAGCGTCTTACTCCGGGAAGAAGGATTCGGGGCCACCGGTTTTGGGTATTCAGATAGCGGACGTTGCTTCTGGAGCAAACAATGCTATAATCGGAATTCTGGCGGCCGTGATACACAGGCAAAACACCGGGCGTGGCCAGTACATTGATGTATCGATGACCGACGCGTTAATCGCCTTCCACGCTATGCAGGGTGCTGCTTTCCTGGTGGACGGCAAAGACATCGGGAGAGAGGAAACGTTTACGAACGGCGGTGGCCTTTATGACTATTACGAGACCAAAGATGGCCGGTATTTGGCCTTCGGAGGCGCTGAGCCGCAGTTTATTAGAGCCTTCTTGGAGGCTATAGGGAGACCGGATTTAGTTGAAGAGGGGCTCAACATGCAGACTGGTGCCCAGGTAAAGGGAGAAGTGAGAGAGGTAATAAAGACTAAGACACTTGACGAGTGGAAGGCCGTATTCGATTCGGTTGATGCCTGCTGCGTGCCGGTGCTTACTTTATCGGAAGTGTTTGCAAGCGACCTAGTTAAAGGTCGAAACATGGTGGTCGAAGTACCCGGCCCCAATGGTATCACAATTAAGCAGATCGCTTGTCCTATTAAGTTTTCAGAGTCATGTCCCGAATACCACCATTGTGGGGTGCCGAAAGATCAAGCCAATACCGCGGAAATAATGCAGAATCTAGGGTACTCTTTGCAGGAAATTGAGGAATTTACCAAGACGGGTTTGTTTAGCTAA
- a CDS encoding 2-hydroxyacyl-CoA dehydratase subunit D: MSFSEILSNLSKIAEQAYEKAKQWKAEHGGKVVGLCGMHYPEELVHASGALPIILQEIDEPVTTGHAYYYPFFCGFSRSIIDQAAKGYLDFLDGFISGDYCIQVVGAGEALGVVLRKASNMFFRFPVGNQPWTQADIKEGLQELKRDLEKFVGHEITDESIRESIRVYNRNRSLMREIYRIRASNPEALSAKDLVTIVKTSMIMPKEEHNAILQELLKDLPSRETRADQEGLRVFVSGSLCGAPKVDILTMLEQTGAVVVDDDLFHGYRYINTDIDIDGNTDPLKAIASFYIAKNAKVPCPTRVDPTTSWQQYLVNAAKEHGAGAIIILMAKYCEPHMFFYPDIKETLEEAGIPHLLIEVEHEVVSLESLRTRIEAFVEIVEIEALKKGKAEASR, from the coding sequence ATGAGTTTTAGCGAAATTCTCTCCAATTTGTCAAAGATAGCGGAACAGGCCTATGAAAAGGCGAAGCAGTGGAAGGCGGAGCATGGCGGTAAAGTAGTGGGTTTGTGCGGGATGCACTATCCCGAAGAGTTGGTTCACGCGTCAGGGGCTCTCCCAATCATACTTCAAGAGATTGACGAGCCGGTAACGACGGGGCATGCTTATTATTATCCCTTCTTCTGTGGCTTTAGCCGCAGTATTATCGACCAGGCGGCAAAAGGGTATTTAGATTTCTTGGATGGCTTCATATCGGGTGACTACTGCATTCAGGTTGTCGGGGCAGGGGAGGCCTTGGGCGTTGTTCTTCGCAAAGCCAGCAATATGTTCTTCCGGTTTCCTGTAGGTAACCAGCCTTGGACACAGGCTGATATAAAGGAAGGTTTGCAAGAACTGAAACGCGACCTAGAAAAGTTCGTAGGTCACGAAATCACGGATGAGTCTATTCGGGAAAGTATTCGTGTCTATAACAGGAACCGTTCCCTTATGAGGGAGATATACAGAATTAGGGCGTCCAATCCTGAGGCCCTGAGTGCGAAGGACTTGGTGACAATAGTAAAGACCAGCATGATTATGCCGAAGGAGGAGCATAACGCAATTTTGCAGGAGCTTTTGAAAGACTTGCCCAGCAGGGAAACCCGTGCGGACCAGGAAGGATTACGTGTATTCGTATCGGGCAGCCTGTGTGGGGCTCCCAAAGTCGATATACTAACCATGCTGGAACAGACTGGTGCTGTAGTTGTGGATGACGATCTCTTCCACGGATACAGGTATATCAACACCGACATCGATATTGATGGAAATACGGATCCGCTAAAAGCTATTGCATCTTTCTATATCGCAAAGAACGCCAAGGTACCATGCCCGACCCGGGTTGATCCTACGACCAGTTGGCAGCAGTATTTGGTAAACGCGGCGAAAGAGCACGGAGCTGGTGCGATTATCATCTTGATGGCAAAATACTGTGAACCGCATATGTTCTTCTATCCTGATATCAAAGAAACATTGGAAGAAGCGGGGATTCCTCATCTCTTAATTGAGGTGGAACATGAAGTTGTGTCACTGGAAAGTCTGAGGACGAGGATAGAGGCCTTTGTGGAGATAGTCGAAATTGAGGCTCTTAAGAAGGGCAAGGCTGAGGCTTCTAGGTAG
- a CDS encoding 2-hydroxyacyl-CoA dehydratase subunit D, with protein MSTAEPKKANRVKSGKLVNKLVNEYWEDLIHAKEAGKLVVYTTGLPIGPFMAAQDMAWIHGEGYGARVAARHEEKEPQIYAERRGYNREICSYARTQLGCVMFAERGIPEDLPAGPIAAQIPPPDAIVTCYPGCSSGPQWDWSIERLWGKKIPWFNVVIPYHMGRNGSGYMSGQEFQDEVAYIVRQFKDLIRWLEELSGRPYNWDKFCELMAVTKKVGKLRMEAMELAGKTVPSPASFFDWSQFIAPVNYLTAWPGTIECMQAVKEEVQERIANGVTAVPNEKYRLFWEGIMNWNKLGWMANKFANYDACVVAGRYTHMAFWQEPDVIDPEDPLEGIAINHLECQLNLGYPITIERMKKLCREYAIDGVILHGARTCRSFARSHYLMAEELMRTMGIPSTMFEGDMVDESFYIDELVNTRIEALLETLEAKKSRN; from the coding sequence ATGAGTACGGCAGAACCGAAGAAGGCTAATCGCGTAAAATCGGGCAAGCTGGTTAACAAGCTCGTAAACGAATACTGGGAAGACCTGATACATGCCAAAGAAGCGGGCAAACTAGTGGTCTACACTACAGGACTACCTATCGGCCCGTTCATGGCAGCACAAGACATGGCCTGGATACATGGCGAGGGTTACGGGGCCCGCGTTGCCGCCAGGCATGAGGAGAAGGAACCGCAGATTTATGCTGAGAGACGGGGATATAACCGGGAGATCTGTTCATATGCCCGAACCCAGCTAGGCTGTGTGATGTTCGCCGAAAGAGGTATTCCTGAGGATCTACCTGCGGGTCCCATCGCAGCTCAGATACCTCCGCCGGACGCTATCGTTACTTGTTATCCCGGCTGTTCCAGCGGACCACAGTGGGACTGGTCTATTGAACGGCTATGGGGGAAGAAAATACCATGGTTCAACGTTGTTATACCGTATCACATGGGGCGCAACGGCTCCGGCTACATGAGCGGTCAGGAGTTCCAGGACGAGGTTGCATATATAGTGAGGCAGTTCAAGGATCTCATCCGGTGGTTGGAAGAGCTCAGCGGTCGTCCATACAACTGGGACAAGTTCTGTGAACTGATGGCGGTCACTAAGAAAGTTGGAAAGCTCCGCATGGAAGCCATGGAGCTAGCAGGTAAGACCGTCCCTTCACCCGCGAGTTTCTTCGATTGGAGTCAATTCATCGCTCCAGTGAATTACCTTACAGCGTGGCCGGGGACAATAGAGTGTATGCAAGCAGTTAAAGAAGAAGTTCAGGAAAGGATAGCCAATGGAGTAACGGCGGTTCCGAATGAAAAGTACCGGCTCTTCTGGGAAGGAATAATGAACTGGAACAAGCTAGGGTGGATGGCGAACAAGTTTGCGAATTACGATGCGTGCGTGGTGGCTGGCCGGTATACTCATATGGCTTTCTGGCAGGAGCCCGACGTGATTGATCCAGAGGATCCCCTCGAAGGGATAGCTATTAACCACCTGGAATGCCAGCTTAACCTAGGATATCCTATCACTATCGAGAGGATGAAGAAGCTCTGCCGGGAATATGCCATCGATGGGGTGATTCTCCACGGGGCTAGAACTTGCCGTTCCTTCGCCCGGTCACATTATTTGATGGCCGAGGAATTGATGAGGACTATGGGGATACCCAGCACCATGTTCGAGGGCGATATGGTTGATGAGTCGTTCTACATCGACGAACTCGTCAACACGCGTATTGAGGCGTTACTCGAAACACTCGAAGCCAAGAAGAGCAGGAACTAA
- a CDS encoding acyl-CoA dehydratase activase, translated as MESSQDAINMDKGHDVREGAYVLGVDSGSLTAKAVIMNRDREIVAHSVVQLEIVSLEAVKEAVNNVLSSAGLDMSDIAYVVATGYGRRRYDFADKTVTEIGCHAKGAHYLLPEVRTVIDIGGQDSKVIAVDEEGNPTHFAMNDRCAAGTGRFLEVMASALRVPLEAIGEMSLKARQKLTISSICTVFAETEVISLVAEGHSKEDILGALHASIASRIAGLVARVGLREPVMMTGGVAKNVGAVRAIEGELGVSITVARDPQIVGALGAALFALDFVEGMSGLKLR; from the coding sequence ATGGAAAGTAGCCAGGATGCGATTAATATGGATAAGGGGCATGATGTACGCGAAGGCGCTTATGTCCTAGGAGTGGATAGCGGTTCTTTGACGGCCAAGGCTGTAATAATGAACCGGGATAGGGAGATTGTTGCGCATAGCGTGGTGCAGCTAGAAATCGTCAGCCTAGAGGCAGTGAAGGAAGCAGTGAACAACGTATTGAGTTCGGCCGGTTTGGATATGAGCGATATCGCCTATGTGGTAGCTACAGGCTACGGGCGGCGCAGATATGATTTTGCCGATAAGACCGTAACCGAGATAGGCTGTCACGCCAAAGGGGCACACTACCTGCTTCCGGAGGTTAGAACTGTTATCGACATCGGGGGACAGGACAGCAAAGTGATAGCCGTTGACGAAGAAGGGAACCCAACTCACTTTGCGATGAATGACAGGTGCGCCGCTGGTACCGGAAGGTTTCTGGAGGTAATGGCGAGTGCTCTTCGTGTGCCGCTGGAAGCGATTGGGGAGATGTCCTTGAAGGCGCGGCAGAAGCTGACGATAAGCAGTATCTGCACGGTTTTTGCGGAAACGGAAGTAATATCGTTGGTGGCAGAAGGGCACAGCAAAGAAGATATACTTGGAGCCCTTCACGCATCTATCGCTAGCCGGATTGCCGGGTTGGTTGCCCGGGTTGGGCTGCGGGAACCGGTGATGATGACGGGAGGAGTCGCCAAGAACGTCGGTGCCGTTCGAGCTATAGAAGGGGAGTTAGGGGTGTCGATAACTGTCGCCAGGGATCCCCAGATAGTTGGAGCGCTCGGAGCGGCGCTTTTTGCATTGGATTTTGTGGAAGGGATGTCCGGGTTAAAACTCAGGTAG